The genome window TTGGAAACAGCTTTCATAACACCTTGGTTAATTTGAACAAGATCGTCACGGCTCATACCTGGTTTACGAGCAACACCAGCAGTGATGATTACTACATCTGAATCTGCAGTATCCGCATAATTGGAAGTACCTTTAACATAAGAATCATAGCCTTGCACTGGTGCAGCTTCCCACATATCTAGAGCTTTACCTTTTGTTGGGTTTTCAGCTTGTGGGATATCCACTAACACTACATCACCAAGTTCTTTTTGAGCTGCTAAAAATGCTGCAGTAGCGCCAGTAAAACCGCTACCGATTACTGAGATTTTTTTTCGTTTCAGAGACATTCGAATACGCTCCTTTAAAATTAGGTTTTATAATCAATTATGCCTCGGCATAATTGCGTCAGGAATCGGCTTTGTGCAAGCACAAAGCACTCCTTTCCGATTCCGTGACATCCGCCGGAGGCTTCTTTCAGCGGTTGTTTAAACACCCACTGAAAGAAATTAAAAAAGGGAGGAGAATAAATTCTCCTCCCTCGATTAAACAAGTTCATCGTAAATATTTTATTAAGCTAAGGTCAATAGAAATTTACATTTCACCCTAATTATATCGGCAGAATATACTTCCGCTTTAACTATAATTTCTATTTTTAGAATAGAAAATTATAGGTTTTTGATTAATTCAGTAGCGAATTCTGAACATTTTACTTCTTTAGCGCCGTCCATTAAACGAGCGAAGTCGTAAGTTACAACTTTAGAAGAAATTGTTTTCTCTACAGATTTAGTAACCATGTCAGCTGCTTCTTGCCATCCTAAGTGTTCAAGCATTAATACACCTGAAAGTAATACTGAAGATGGGTTTACTTTATCTTGACCAGCATATTTTGGAGCTGTACCGTGAGTAGCTTCGAAGATCGCGTGTCCAGTTACATAGTTAATGTTTGCGCCTGGAGCGATACCGATACCACCAACTTGTGCAGCTAATGCGTCAGAAATATAGTCACCGTTTAAGTTCATTGTAGCTACTACATCGAACTCAGTTGGACGAGTTAAGATTTGTTGTAAGAAGATATCAGCGATAGAATCTTTAACTAAGATTTTACCAGCTGCTAAAGCGTCAGCTTGCGCTTTGTTTGCTGCTTCTTCACCTTGTTCAGCTTTAATTGCATCATATTGATTCCAAGTGAAAGTTTGATCAGCAAATTCTTTTTCAGCTAATTCATAACCCCATTTTTTGAATCCACCTTCAGTGAATTTCATGATGTTACCTTTGTGTACTAAAGTAACAGATGGGCGTTTATGTTTAATTGCATATTCGATAGCAGAACGTACTAAACGCTCAGTACCTTCTTTAGATACAGGTTTTACACCGATACCAGAAGTTTCTGGGAAGCGGATTTGATTAACACCAAATTCAGTTTGTAGGAAGTTGATGATTTTTTGTGCTTGTTCTGAACCAGATTCGAATTCAATACCAGCGTAGATGTCTTCTGTGTTTTCGCGGAAGATAACCATTTCAACGTCTTCTGGGCGTTTAACTGGAGAAGGTACTCCATCAAAGTGACGTACTGGACGTAAGCATACATATAGGTCAAGCTGTTGACGTAATGCTACGTTTAGAGAGCGGATACCACCACCGATTGGAGTAGTAAGAGGACCTTTGATTGCGATTAAGTATTCGTTAATTTTGTCTAAAGTTTCTTGTGGTAACCATTCACCAGTTTGGTTGAATGCTTTTTCACCAGCTAAAACTTCTAACCATTCGATTTTCTTTTCACCGTTGTAAGCTTTTTCTACTGCTGCGTCGATTACGCGTGATGCTGCAGCCCAAATATCTGGACCGATTCCGTCACCTTCGATGAAAGGAATCACCGGATTGTTTGGTACATTAAGTACGCCATTTTCAACTACAATTTTGTTTGACATTGCTGTTGCCTCCTAAATTCATAATCATAGGACTGTGTTATAGGTAACACAGTCCCAAATATTCTAGCATATTTTCCAAATTAGCGCTCGCTGACTGGAATATATTTTTGCATACCTGGTCCAACATACTCTGCACGTGGACGGATTAGGCGGTTGTTAGCATATTGCTCTAGAATATGAGCTACCCAACCAGAAGTACGTGATACTGCGAAAATTGGTGTGAATAGGTCATGATCAATACCTAAAGAATCATACACTGACGCAGAGAAGAAGTCTACGTTTGCAGGTAATTTCTTTTGTTCTACGATCATGTCATGGATTTTAACTGACATTTCATAAAGCTCTGGTTTACCAGTTAACTCAGTTAATTTTTGTGACATTACACGTAAGTGTGGTGCACGTGGGTCGCCTTTGCGGTATACGCGGTGACCGAAGCCCATGATTTTTTCTTTGTTGTCTAATTTATTTTGAATATAAGATTCAACGTTTTCAAGTGAGCCAATTTCAGTTAACATTTTCATAACTTGCTCGTTTGCACCACCATGAAGTGGTCCTTTTAATGCACCGATAGCTGCAGTTACACCAGAATAAACATCTGATAATGTAGCTACACATACACGTGCTGTGAATGTAGATGCATTTAATTCGTGGTCAGCATGTAATACTAATGCTTTGTCGAATGCTTCAACTTCAATTGCTGCTGGTTCTTCACCTTTAAGCATGTATAAGAAGTTTGCTGCATATCCTAATTCTGGTTTTGGTGCAACTGGCTCTAAACCTTTACGAACACGCGCAAATGCAGTAACTACTGTAGCAATCTTAGCTTGTAAACGGATAGCTTTACGGTAGTTAGCTTCTGGATCCATAACATCCGCTTCGTCATCGAATACACCAAGTAAAGATACTGCAGTACGTAGTGCAGCCATTGGATGTACAGTTGAAAGTGGGTACGTTTTGAATTGGTCTACAATTGCTTGCGGAATAGACATGTTGTCCGCCAATTGTTGTTTTAATTCAGCTAACTCGTCCGCTTTTGGTAAACGAGTATGCCATAATAAATAAATTACCTCTTCAAATGACGCATTCTCTGCTAAATCATCAATGTTGTAACCAACATATGTAAGTGTGTCATCGATGATTGAGCTGATTTTAGATTCCGCTGCTACGATACCTTCTAAACCTTTAGTTGCTGACATAAATTATCGCTCCCTCATATTTATATTTTGTAGTTGTAAATGCATTTTGTAGGTCACATTTACGTTTTTTGCTCATATGAACCATTAAGTAAATCGCTTACATTGCTATTATAATCATTTTTGACAGCTTTGTGAATGAAAATCCTCCGAATAAAGAAAAAGGCGATCGAGCGATTATATATACGCTTTAAAGAGAGTCTTTTGCATTTTTTGACATTGATTCATTATTTGAAAAGGGGTGAATTTGTTAAAATGAGGAATATTAAATATTTTTCATACGAAAGAACTACAAGTATTTTATTTTTTATATTCTATTTGGTAATACTTTGGTTCGTATTGCCTGTATCACTTGCAATTTTCTTGTCTTTTTCTACGTATCCTATCATAAAATTTCTTCACTCTTATTGTAGGATCACCTATTGGCTTGCAGCAATTATTGTGGAAGCACTCATACTAACTTGCATTTTTCTTCTCGTTATCATATCTATAAACAGCATTATTCTTGTCTTCCCTGAAATTCGAGACACACTACAAAATTTCCCACTTTTCAATGAATATGAATCAATGTTCATGCAAGTCCTAAAGGAAAAATCACTTTCTATATTCGATTCAACCTTAGTATATATAGCAAATATTTTCCAATTATTAATGAAGCATGTAATTGAAGTATTTATATTCCTTGTCGCATACTATTTCGCCCTATTAGAAACT of Lysinibacillus agricola contains these proteins:
- the icd gene encoding NADP-dependent isocitrate dehydrogenase, which translates into the protein MSNKIVVENGVLNVPNNPVIPFIEGDGIGPDIWAAASRVIDAAVEKAYNGEKKIEWLEVLAGEKAFNQTGEWLPQETLDKINEYLIAIKGPLTTPIGGGIRSLNVALRQQLDLYVCLRPVRHFDGVPSPVKRPEDVEMVIFRENTEDIYAGIEFESGSEQAQKIINFLQTEFGVNQIRFPETSGIGVKPVSKEGTERLVRSAIEYAIKHKRPSVTLVHKGNIMKFTEGGFKKWGYELAEKEFADQTFTWNQYDAIKAEQGEEAANKAQADALAAGKILVKDSIADIFLQQILTRPTEFDVVATMNLNGDYISDALAAQVGGIGIAPGANINYVTGHAIFEATHGTAPKYAGQDKVNPSSVLLSGVLMLEHLGWQEAADMVTKSVEKTISSKVVTYDFARLMDGAKEVKCSEFATELIKNL
- the citZ gene encoding citrate synthase; the protein is MSATKGLEGIVAAESKISSIIDDTLTYVGYNIDDLAENASFEEVIYLLWHTRLPKADELAELKQQLADNMSIPQAIVDQFKTYPLSTVHPMAALRTAVSLLGVFDDEADVMDPEANYRKAIRLQAKIATVVTAFARVRKGLEPVAPKPELGYAANFLYMLKGEEPAAIEVEAFDKALVLHADHELNASTFTARVCVATLSDVYSGVTAAIGALKGPLHGGANEQVMKMLTEIGSLENVESYIQNKLDNKEKIMGFGHRVYRKGDPRAPHLRVMSQKLTELTGKPELYEMSVKIHDMIVEQKKLPANVDFFSASVYDSLGIDHDLFTPIFAVSRTSGWVAHILEQYANNRLIRPRAEYVGPGMQKYIPVSER